One Dehalococcoidia bacterium genomic window, CCCGCATGGGCCAGGCCGCGTTTCAGGTCCTCCGGCTCGCGGTTGTAAATGAACTCCCCGCCGCCGAACAGCCGCGCCCCCCGGGATTCCCAGGAGAGCAGCAGCTCGACCACCTCGAAGCTTAAATCCAGCCGTTCGGGCTGAGATGCCAGCAGGTATTCGTCCCCCAGGTGGGAACTCTGATGATACCATCTCAGCCGGGTGCTGAGATCCCCGCGCCGCCAGGTGAAGGGCAAGCCGACCAGGTAATCGGCGTTGACCAGGGAGGTGGCGGGCAGGTGCAGGTCGAGCTGGGCGAAGACTCCCGCAGCGATGCTGATCTGAAATTCCCCCTGAAACAGGCGGGGGAATCGCAGCAGGCCGAAGCTTTCCCCGAAGGCCACGGCGGCGACGTGCGAACCCAGGGTGTTGGAATCATACCACAGGTAACTGCCGGAAAAGCGCGGCTGCTTGGGATCGGCCAGAATCGGCCGGAACAGGTCCCCGACGGGAAAGGCGT contains:
- a CDS encoding DUF1207 domain-containing protein — its product is MSLPGGRLLGIAALLLLTVHAHPEAASQERIVDAFPVGDLFRPILADPKQPRFSGSYLWYDSNTLGSHVAAVAFGESFGLLRFPRLFQGEFQISIAAGVFAQLDLHLPATSLVNADYLVGLPFTWRRGDLSTRLRWYHQSSHLGDEYLLASQPERLDLSFEVVELLLSWESRGARLFGGGEFIYNREPEDLKRGLAHAGVEYRHPRPLFRLGETATAHWVAGLDVKSWEQDNWAGGWSLAAGVECCPTATTRAPFRRRAFTAVYYHGFSPYGQFFDEDVTAFGFSVQFNL